Below is a window of Variovorax sp. TBS-050B DNA.
GCGCACGCTGGACGTGCGCGTGCTGGTCCTGCTGACGCTGGCATGGACCGAGACCCAGGGACTGCCCGGCTACGTGGATGGCCTGCGCGTGGTCGAGGGCGTGCTGCAGAAATTCTGGGACGACGTGCATCCGCGCGTCGTCGACGACGGATTCGAAGACCCGCTGCCGCGCATGAACGCGCTGGCCGCACTGGCCGAGGCCGAGGGTCTCGGGCGCAGCGTGCGCGATGCGCGGCTGCTCGAGGACGGCGGTGCGTCGATGAGCCTGCGGCAGGTCGAGGCGCTGCTCGATTCGAGCAAGGCCGATCAGATCGACTACCCGGGCGGCATCGGCCGCTTGCGCGAAGTGGCGCGGCGCGCGCAGGAGAAGGGCGCGCCGCCGGTGGTGGCGCTGCATGCGGCGCTCGAACTGCTGCAGCGCATCCGCGAGATCGCCGAGCGCGCGCTGGGCCAGAGCTGGGCGCCCGATTTCTCGCGGCTCGAACGTTCGCTGCGCACGGTGGTCCAGCTGTTGCCCGAGCAGGCGCAGCCGGCATCGGCGGAGGCATCCGAAGCGGCCACGGCCGGCGAGGGAAGCGCAGAGGGCGCTTCCGCATCCGGGCCCGCCCAGGCCGGCGGCCCGGCAAGTGGCGCTTCCGGCCTACGTGTGACAAGTGTTAAAGATATTGAAATATCGAGCCGTGATGATGTGCAAGTTCTGTTGGAAAAAGCGTGCCAGTTCATGGAACGCACGGAGCCCAGCCACCCGGCCCCGATGCTGATCCGCAGAGCGCAAAGGCTGCTGGACCTCAACTTCTTCCAGATCATCGAAGAGCTCGTGCCCGAGGGCGTGCAAAAGATAGAGAGCCTGGCGGGGCGCTCGCTGAGCGCCGGCTCGGCCGCGGATTGAAGGCGCAGCGCCGGGGGAGCGAAGGCGTGCGTGCCCCACGCGGCGCGGCAGCAGCAGCAACAGTCAGTCAGGGTCCGACCAACACGCATTGAGATTCAAGAGGAAGCTTTATGGCAGACAACCGTGTCAGAAACAGTGGACAGAAGTTCATCGCGCGCAACCGCGCGCCGCGTGTGCAGATCGAGTACGACGTCGAGATCTACGGCAGCGAACGCAAGATCCAGCTTCCTTTCGTGATGGGCGTGATCGCCGACCTCGCGGGCAAGCAGGTCGACCCGATGCCGGACCTGGCCGAGCGCGACTTCATGGCGGTGGACATCGACAACTTCGACGAGCGCATGAAGGCGATCAAGCCGCGCGTCGCGTTCCAGGTGCCCAACACGCTGACCGGCGAAGGCCAGATGAACGTCGACATCACCTTCGACAGCATGGACGACTTCTCGCCCGCGCGCATCGCGCGCCAGGTGGGCGCGCTCAAGCACCTGCTCGAAGCCCGCACGGAGCTGTCGAACCTGCTGTCGTACATGGACGGCAAGAACGGCGCCGAGCAGCTGATCGCGCAGGCGCTGCAGAACCCCGAGCTGCTCAAGTCGCTCGCCTCCGCGCCGAACCCCGCCGTGGCCAAGGCGGTCGAGGCGGCCAACGAGAAGTCGGGCAGCCCGGGTACCTCTTCCGAATAAGCACGGGATCTCCATCATGAGCACCGCACCCAAACAGACAGCGCGCGCGCAGACCGCCACCATCGAGGCGCTCGAGCCCAACGAGTTCTCCGACCTGCTGCAGCGCGAGTTCAAGCCCAAGACCGACCAGGCCCGCGAGGCCGTGCAGAGCGCCGTCAAGACGCTCGCCGTGCAGGCGCTCGAGAGCACGGTCACGATCTCGAACGACGCCTACCGCACGGTGCAGGCGATCATCACCGAGATCGACCGCAAGCTCTCCGAGCAGATCAACCAGATCCTGCACCACGAGGACTTCCAGCAGCTCGAAGGCGCATGGCGCGGGCTGCACTACCTCGTCAACAACACCGAGACCGACGAGCAGCTCAAGATCCGCGTGATGTGCGCATCGAAGCGCGAAGTGGCGCGCTCGCTCAAGCGCCACAAGGGCATTGGCTGGGACCAGAGCCCGCTGTTCAAGAAGATCTACGAGGCCGAGTACGGCCAGTTCGGCGGCGAGCCCTTCGGCGCGCTGATCGGCGACTTCCACTTCGACCACAGCCCGCCCGACGTCGAGATGCTCGGCGAGATGGCGAAGATCGCCGCGGCCGCGCACTGCCCCTTCATTGCCGGTGCCTCGCCGACCGTGATGCAGATGGACTCGTGGCAGGAACTGTCGAACCCGCGCGACCTGACCAAGATCTTCCAGAACACCGAGCACACCGCCTGGCGCTCGCTGCGCGAGTCGGAAGACGCGCGCTACATCGGTCTGGCGATGCCGCGCTTCCTGGCGCGCCTGCCCTACGGCGCGCGCACCAACCCGGTGGACGAGTTCGAGTTCGAGGAAGAGACCGATTCGGCCCAGCACAACCGCTACACCTGGGCCAACTCGGCCTATGCGATGGGCGTGAACATCAACCGCTCGTTCAAGCAGTTCGGCTGGTGCACCTCGATCCGCGGCGTGGAATCGGGCGGCGCGGTCGAGAACCTGCCGACCCACACCTTCCCGACCGACGACGGCGGCGTGGACATGAAGTGCCCGACCGAGATCGCGATCAGCGACCGGCGCGAGGCCGAGCTCGCGAAGAACGGCTTCATGCCGCTGGTGCACCGCAAGAACTCCGACTTCGCGGCCTTCATCGGCGCGCAGTCGCTGCAGCAGCCGGCCGAGTACTACGACGCCGACGCCACCGCCA
It encodes the following:
- the tssB gene encoding type VI secretion system contractile sheath small subunit: MADNRVRNSGQKFIARNRAPRVQIEYDVEIYGSERKIQLPFVMGVIADLAGKQVDPMPDLAERDFMAVDIDNFDERMKAIKPRVAFQVPNTLTGEGQMNVDITFDSMDDFSPARIARQVGALKHLLEARTELSNLLSYMDGKNGAEQLIAQALQNPELLKSLASAPNPAVAKAVEAANEKSGSPGTSSE
- the tssA gene encoding type VI secretion system protein TssA, with protein sequence MPPREIELLQSPVEGPLPCGEDLEYDPEFLALQQAATGKREQQFGATIIPAEPPDWARVERLAKALCQRTLDVRVLVLLTLAWTETQGLPGYVDGLRVVEGVLQKFWDDVHPRVVDDGFEDPLPRMNALAALAEAEGLGRSVRDARLLEDGGASMSLRQVEALLDSSKADQIDYPGGIGRLREVARRAQEKGAPPVVALHAALELLQRIREIAERALGQSWAPDFSRLERSLRTVVQLLPEQAQPASAEASEAATAGEGSAEGASASGPAQAGGPASGASGLRVTSVKDIEISSRDDVQVLLEKACQFMERTEPSHPAPMLIRRAQRLLDLNFFQIIEELVPEGVQKIESLAGRSLSAGSAAD
- the tssC gene encoding type VI secretion system contractile sheath large subunit, with the translated sequence MSTAPKQTARAQTATIEALEPNEFSDLLQREFKPKTDQAREAVQSAVKTLAVQALESTVTISNDAYRTVQAIITEIDRKLSEQINQILHHEDFQQLEGAWRGLHYLVNNTETDEQLKIRVMCASKREVARSLKRHKGIGWDQSPLFKKIYEAEYGQFGGEPFGALIGDFHFDHSPPDVEMLGEMAKIAAAAHCPFIAGASPTVMQMDSWQELSNPRDLTKIFQNTEHTAWRSLRESEDARYIGLAMPRFLARLPYGARTNPVDEFEFEEETDSAQHNRYTWANSAYAMGVNINRSFKQFGWCTSIRGVESGGAVENLPTHTFPTDDGGVDMKCPTEIAISDRREAELAKNGFMPLVHRKNSDFAAFIGAQSLQQPAEYYDADATANANLAARLPYLFACCRFAHYLKCIVRDKIGSFREREDMERWLNDWIMNYVDGSPGTSSQDTKAMKPLAAAEVQVESIEDNPGYYAAKFFLRPHYQLEGLTVSLRLVSKLPSNKKDSS